A window of Akkermansiaceae bacterium genomic DNA:
GATCCAGGCTTTTTCTGCACGGTGTGAGTATATCCTTGTAGCCACGGTTTTCGGCGGCGCGAACCAACGCCGAACCCACCATTCCACCAGCACCGAGTATGAGGAGTTTTTTCATCTTTCCCGGATATGCATATTGCTTGGGACGCGTACTCAGGTTGGTGGCGGGCAAGATGCCCACGCTGCCTTTAAGACTCCTTGGCAACAGCCACGTTGTAGCCGTGCAATTTGAGCAGGGCGTGCCGTTTGGCTTGATCCAGGTCGTTAGCCACCATCTCGGCGCACATTTCCTCGACGGTAATCTCAGGAGTCCAGCCGAGTTTTTCCCTGGCTTTTGTCGGGTCGCCCAGCAGGGTTTCCACTTCGGCTGGGCGGAAGTAGCGCGGATCGACTTTAACAATCACATCCCCAACAGAAACGGCGGGTGCCTTTTCGGAATCAACGGCGCTTACGGTGGCAATTTCCTGCAATCCTACACCGGAAAATGAGAGCTCTATGCCGGCCTCGCGAGCCGACATGGTGACGAAGTCGCGGACGGATATTTGTTTTCCGGTGGCGATCACAAAATCGTCCGGCGTATCCTGCTGGAGCATCATCCATTGCATGCGCACGTAGTCCTTGGCATGGCCCCAGTCGCGGAGAGCGTCCATGTTTCCGAGGTAGAGGCAGGGCTCAAGCCCTTGGGCGATGTTAGACAACGCCCGGGTGATCTTCCGGGTTACAAAGGTTTCTCCTCGACGCGGGGATTCGTGGTTAAAGAGGATGCCGTTGCAGGCATACATACCGTATGACTCGCGGTAGTTCACCGTAATCCAGTAGGCATACATCTTGGCCACGGCGTAGGGTGAGCGTGGATAGAAGGGCGTGGTCTCCTTTTGTGGGATCTCCCGGACCTCTCCAAAAAGCTCGGAGGTGGAAGCCTGATAGAAACGGGTTTTCTTCTCAAGGCCGAGGAAACGGATCGCTTCCAGAAGCCTGAGAGTGCCGAGGGCATCGACGTCAGCGGTATATTCAGGGGCCTCAAAGGAGACCGCCACATGCGACTGGGCACCGAGGTTATACACTTCATCCGGGGTAATTTCACTCAACAGGCGGGTAAGGTTGGATGTATCGGTCAGGTCGCCGTAATGAAGATGGAAACGGGCATTCTCGATATGCGGGTCTTCGTAGATGTGGTCGACACGCTCGGTGTTGAATGAAGAAGCACGCCGTTTGATACCATGGACTTCGTATCCTTTTTCGAGGAGAAACTCCGCGAGGTAGGAGCCGTCTTGTCCGGTGATTCCGGTGATGAGTGCTTTTTTCATGTGTGTTTGATAGAATTCACTTGTCTCTCAACCTGACTTGCACTGTAGCATGGTGAGCAGGGCTGATTGTGTTAATTTCCTAGGGTTGTTATTCACCCTTTGAGGATTGAACCCGTGTTGAATGATCAGAGCCCGGTCCTGGTCTGATTGGATACCGAGTTTCACTAAACTTGTCTCCAACCCCAACTCTCCGAGCCTTTTTGTTAGTCCATCCGCCAAATGTTCCACCTTGTCGTAACCCAGCATACGTGCAATTTGAGAGACGCTGTTTTTTACCCACGCGACACCGCGGGGGTCCAGGCAATCGGATGATGTTACGGCATCATTATACACCAGGAACAATGGCATGAGCAAACCAACTGCGTGGCCATGGCTTACACCAAAAAATGTCGTCAGAGCATAGGAAACCGCGTGCGGAGCAGTTGTTTTTGTTAGGTTGATTGCCTTGCCGGCAAGGTGGGAAGCCTCGGCCATCAGCTGGAGGTCGTCGGTCTTTTTATCAAGGACCGCTGGTATCATTGCCCGCCAGGATTTCTGGATTGCCTCGGCGGCTAACTCCCTTGACTCAGGAGTCGAGTGAATTGACCAGTATGATTCGATTCCCTGGCAGAGGGCGTCAATGGCACATGAGGCGGCAACATGCCTTGGCAGGCTTTTCAGTAGCGACGGCACCAGGAACGAGCGGTCCGGGAGTAATTTTTTGTGGGCTACCGAAATTTTTTCATTACCTAGATAAACCACGGCAAAATGAGTCGCTTCACTACCGGAGCCGGCGGTGGTGGGAACTGCGGCCAGAGGTAGATCACAGGGGGTTAATTCCTGGCCCTTCAGAAGGTGCCCGTAGACGGGGTCGGGGCTATGCCAATAGGCTTTGATTAATTTTGCGCAGTCCATGGCGCTCCCCCCGCCAATAGCCAGGATGAGGTCATAGCCTTCATGCCTGTCTAGTTTCTGAAGTAGCTTGACTACCTCTTCGGCCTTAGGGTTTTCCGAGTAATCGGATACGCGGGTGATTTTTTTATCAGCAAATAACGCACGGACAATCGCGGCGGCACCGCATGTTTGATAGGAGGCATGAAGGGTGACGAGCAGGATATTGTTTGCCCCCAGCTGCTCCACGTAGGCCCGCAGCTCAAGCCACGCACCATCCACGTTTCCAATATCGGCAGACGACTGCTTCATACGGTGGCTACCTGGTCCTGCAGTGGTTCATAAAAGACTCTTTGTTTTCGGCTGGTGACAGAGTCGGGCGGCCAAGGTCGGGCCTTGATCCGGGAAGCACTTTGATCTCTAAAAATGCCATTGCTCTCTCCGTCGTCATGAGGTCCAGCGCAGCATGCATTTCTTCCAGGGTGCTGGCGGTGAAACTTTTTTCATAGCCGCATGCCGATGCAATCCCGGATAGGGATATATCGAATGCCGCAGTGGGTTGCCCACCGACAGAATCATGTCTTCCGTTATTGATTACAACATGGATCAAATTGCCGCCGCGATACTGGCCGAGTATAGCCATGGCACCCATGTGCATGATGGCCGCACCGTCACCATCGATGCAACATACTTCGATCGCCGGATTGGCATTTGCAACACCGTAGGCAATTTGCGAACAATGGCCCATGCTGCCGACGGTAAGAAAGTCCTGATGATGACCGAGTTTATTTTTTGCGCGGCACTCGAACACCTCACGGGAAATCATACCTGTGCTTGATACAACCGCCACATCCGGGCCCAGTCTGTCGAGTAATGCCTGCAGGGCTTGTTCCCGGCCCAGGGTTAGGTTTGGGTCAGTCCTAACAGCATCCTGTTGTGGGTTGGCTGGAAAACGGGAAAAGGTATCTTTCCGAACAACCAAAGCAACGGGGGAGCGTTCCGCAACCGATTGTTCCACCAATTTCCGAACAAGCTCCAGGGCCGGCTCTTCTTCCCTGGGTAGTACTTCGTAGGGGACACCAAGGCTTTCCAGAAGCTGGAGCGTAACGGCGCCCTGTTTAATGTGCTGCGGTTCATCCGCATGTCCGGGTTCACCTCGCCAACCGATCATAAGGAGCATGGGTATGGAATACACCTGCTTGTCAGCCAGGGAGAGCAGCGGGTTGACACAGTTACCTAACCCGGAGTTCTGCAGGTAGACCAGACCAGGCTTACCCGTTGCGAGGTAATGGCCTGAAGCAAGGGCAACCGCGCCACCTTCATTGGCGGCTATCACATGATTTTCACTGGCAACATTCTGGTCTAGATAGGCACAAAAGTGCTTCAGCAAGGAATCCGGCACCCCGGCATAAAACCCGATGCCATGAGCCGTCAGGGTATTTAAAAAATGTGCGCAATCAATCATTCGTCCATGCCAATAATTGCCTTCTTCCTACTCATCCTCGACAAGAGCCAGGATATCCTTAACCGACATACAATAGCCATCAACCTCTTTTGATCTTTTTGACCTCAGGATGGTTTCAGCTGTTAGGAGCATGGCGGGGTACGCGCTGCGGAGCAGGTGGTTGGCATAGATGACCATACTGAAACCCAGCTCAGCCAATTCAGCCTCGTAGAGATGATTATACGTGGTGGGAACACTGATCAACGGCACCCTACGGTCCAATTTTTTATAGGCCTTACAAAAATCCACGATTTCATCCGCAGACTGCTCCTTGCTATGAATCATGATAGCATCAGCTCCAGCCTTGATATATGCCTCTGCCCGATCAATGGCATCGGCCACTCCTTGTTGTGCGATCAAGCTTTCGATCCGGGCTATGATCATAAACTCGGACGTGACCTGTGCCTGTTTGCCCGCGTTAATCTTCGCGCACATCGCCGGTTTATCAAGGAGGTGCTGTGGTCGCTCACTGCCGAAAAGTGAATTTTGTTTAAGCCCTTCCTTGTCCTCAATAATGACAGCCGACACACCCAAACGCTCAAGAGATCGCACCATCTTGGTAAAATGTTCGGTGATGCCGCCTGTGTCACCATCATAGATGATGGGTTTTGTGGTGATATCCAAAATCTCGTTGATGGTTTGTGCACGCGAAGTCCTGTCGACGAACTCAATATCCGGCCGACCCTTTGCCGTCGAATCCGTTAGGCTGCTGAGCCAGATGGCATCGAACTCCTCTTTGACACCATTGTCATCGACGCTACAACGTTCCACGATCAGCCCTGACATTCCATTGTGAGCTTCCATGGCCCTTACGATGGGTTTGCAGCTTAGCAACCGGCGTAATTTTCCCATCCGTATTCCCGGTGTTGTACCTATTTCCTTCAGAGCCTTGTTGAGGGCCGTCGAAGAAAGTCCCTCGGTGTATTTGGGTTCGATGAGTTTACCGCCCCATTGACTGAGAGCCTCGATAACCCGTGCACGGGTTTCTTTCTGAGGGCCTGTTTTCCAGTCGTCTCCATGGACCACATAATCCGGCTTAATTTTGTTTAGGTTCGGGACGTAATCGAGCGTTTCCTGCGAAACCACATGACTAACACCTTTAAGACTACCTATGATTCTTTTCCGGTGTTCAAAGGGAAGACAGGGTAAGCGTTTATAACCTGCTATCGCCTTATCCGTTAGAAGCCCTACAGTGACCTCGCCATACTCCCTGGCAACATCAATGATATTGATATGGCCCGGATGAATGAGATCGGCACTCATTCCAACATACACTTTAGGCTTACTCATTATATTCCGGAATGTATTGATAGTTAAAGCCGTCGGATGGGCGGGGGTATTTCCCGGCTTCAGGGTAGATCACCCGCTCCGTCAAACCACTTGCTTAAAATACTTGATGGTGCGGTCAAGGCCTTCGTCCAGGCCTACTGTCGGCTCCCAATCGAGGTGTTTTTTCGCCAGTGTGATATCAGGCTGGCGTTGTTTGGGGTCGTCTCCGGGAAGGGGCTTGAAAACGAGTTTGGATGCTCCGCCTACTTTCGCCAGCACCTTGTCGGCAAGTTCCAACATGGTGAACTCGCATGGATTACCACAGTTGATGGGGCCGGTCACGTCATCCTGGTTCATGAGGCGAACAAACGCTTCGATCAGGTCATCGACGTAGCAAAAGGAGCGCGTTTGTGTACCATCGCCGTAGATGGTGATGTCTTCCCCACGCAACGCCTGGCAGATAAAGTTAGAGACAACCCGGCCATCCTCGGCATTCATGCGGGGTCCGTAGGTATTGAAAATACGGACAATGCGGATATCGACCCCATTCTGCCGGTGATAGTCCATAAACAACGTTTCCGCTGCGCGTTTACCTTCGTCGTAACAAGACCGGATACCGATCGGGTTGACATTGCCCCAGTAGCTTTCCGGCTGGGGGTGGACAGCGGGGTCGCCGTAGACCTCGGAGGTCGAGGCCTGGAAGACGCGTGATTGGGTTCTTTTGGCGGCGCCCAGGCAATTGATCGCTCCCATGACCGACGTCTTGATGGTTTTGATGGCGTTATACTGGTAGTGGGGTGGGGAAGCGGGACAGGCGAGGTTGTAGATCTGATCGGTTTCCACTTTGAATGGATCGATCACATCGTGGCGCAGAAGTTCAAACCGGGGGTTATCCATCAAATGGGCCACGTTGGATTTGAATCCTGTGAAGTAGTTGTCCATGCAGATGACTTCATTGCCTTCATTGAGAAGACGCTCACATAGATGTGAGCCGAGGAACCCGGCCCCGCCAGTAACGAGTATGCGTTTCATAGCAGAATATTTGTAGTTGCCCCCCAGGATCGGGGCATCAAGAGCGCTTAACCTTTGCCTATGGCATAGACCTCGAAGCCATGCTCACGAAGGGCGTCATGATCAATCACGTTACGGCCATCAAAGAGGAAGGCGGGTTTGTACATGCGCTCGTAAACCGCGGCAAAATCCACAGTTTTGAATTCATCCCATTCGGTAAGCACGGCGATACCGTGGGCGTTGTCGGCAGCCTCCTCACATGAGTTACAGATGACGAGCTGTGTATCGAGCAGCTCCTGGCTAACACCCACATATCGCAGGTCCTCGTGGATCTGGGAAACCGGCACACGCGGGTCATAAAGCGCTATATGTGCTCCCTCCATCAATAGATCTCGGCACACATAAATGGAAGCCGACTCCCGGGTATCGTTGGTGTCCTTTTTGAAGGCAAAACCCCAGACAGCTATCCGCTTGCCGCGAACGGTGTTAAAGAGCGTCTTGACGATCTTCTCCGAGAAGCGCGACTTTTGCCAGTCGTTCATCTTGATCACCTGATCCCAGTAGGCGGCTACTTCCGGGAGACCGAAATGATCGCACAAATAGGTTAGATTTAAAATATCCTTCTGAAAACAAGAGCCACCGAAACCAACGGAGGCCTTCAGGAACTTCGGGCCGATTCGGGAGTCAAACCCAATGGCACGTCCCACCTCATCGACATCGGCACCTGTTTTTTCGCAAAGGGCGGAGATCGAATTGATCGATGAAATCCGTTGGGCGAGGAATGCGTTGGCAACGAGCTTGGACAGCTCGGACGACCAGAGGTTGGTGGTTAGAATCCGTTCCCGTGGAATCCAGCGGTTATAGACGCTGACGAGAGTCTCGACTGCGGCGTCGCCTTCCGGCGAACGCTGGCCACCGATGAGGATGCGGTCCGGGTTTTGAAGGTCTTCGACGGCTGTTCCCTCTGCCAGGAATTCAGGATTTGAAAGCACCTGGAACTTACCGTCCCCGGAGTTGGCCGCTAGAATGGTCCGCATCGCCTCTGCCGTCCGAACCGGGATCGTGCTCTTCTCAACGATGATCTTCGGCCCTTTCGCCACCCTGGCAATCATACGGGCTGCCGACTCAATGTAACAAAGATCGGCCGCACGACCCGCGCCCATACCGTAGGTCTTGGTCGGGGTACCCACGGAAACAAAAATAATATCTGCATCCACAATGGCTTCCTCCACCTCGGTAGAGAAAAACAAATTACGGCCACGCGCACTGTCCACCACTTCATCGAGGCCAGGTTCGTAGACCGGAAGCTCCTTCGAGTTCCATGCGGCAATACGGTCGGCGTTCAGGTCGACCACATCGACACGGATGTCAGGACATTTGGCCGCAATCATTGCCATGGTCGGGCCACCGACGTAGCCTGCACCTAGGCAACAGATTTTCTTGGGTGTAATCATGTATATTTAGTGTGTTAGAAAAATTTCCTGATTGCAGAGACCACTTCGTCCTGCTGTTCGCGGACGAGTTCGGGGTAGACGGGAATGCTCAATACCTCGGTGGCTAGTCTGTCCGTGACAGTAAACTCCACCCGCTTCTCCTGCTCCATTGTTGAGAAGCATTCCTGCTGGTGCATGGGAACCGGATAATACACTTCGCATCCTATCCCCTGGTCAATGAGCGATTGTTTGAGTGCGTCACGCTTACCACCGTGAACCCGGATCGTGAACTGGTTCCAAATATGGGTATTGCCATCGTCCGTGATGGGAAGCGTGATGCCATCGACCCCGGACAGCTGGTCCAGGTAGTAAGCGGCATTCCGCTGGCGCTGGGAGGTATAGTCGGCGTAGTGGGCAAACTTGACATTCAACAAGGCGGCCTGAAGCGCATCGAGGCGGAAATTGCCCCCTACCAGCTGGTGATAGTAACGTGGGTGCATGCCGTGGTTGCGCATCTTGACAGCGATCCCGGCCAAGCGGTCGTCCTGAGTCACCACCAAGCCGCCGTCACCAAGGCCACCCAGGTTCTTGGACGGGAAAAAACTGTAGGTGCCGAACTCACTCATCGCGCCACAAAACCTGTCTCCGTATTTTGCGCCGAGCGACTGTGCAGTATCCTCGACGACGGCCAAGCCATGTTTTTCGGCGAAGGCGGAACAGGTGTCCATGTCCACCGACTGGCCAAACAGATGGACAGGAATGATGGCTTTAGTGCGCTCGCTGACACACTGGCCGGCCGAATCGAAATCGATGTTAAAGTTGTCAGGATGGCAGTCGCAGAATACCGGTGTGGCACCCGTCCTGGCAATACATCCGGCCGTGGCAAAAAACGTGAAACTGGGGCAAATCACCTCATCCCCGGGACCGATCCCCAAGGCCATCAGGGCAAGCAGGATCGCATCGGTTCCCGATGACACTCCGATGGCGTGTTTGGCTCCGACAAATCCAGCGATACTGGCCTCAAATTGCTCGACCTCATCCCCCATGATGAAACGGCCTGATTCTAGAACACGGTCGAATGCCTCACGAAGCTCCCCGGCGATGGGGTGGTTCTGGGCGTTTACATCAAGTAATGGTACGCTCATTTTTTTATTTGGATAAATAGGGAGTGTGGACACTCTTGTCCACTGCGGAGTGGCTTGGGTTGCTTGCTTGGGCTGCCGAGGGACCAGCCTTCGCGTGAAGCTATGGCGGGCAGGCAGGAGTGTCCCGCCTCCCTAGGCAATCATGCCTGCTGCGACCGTTTCATTGGTCTGGGCATCGATCAGCACGAAGGAGCCCGTGATCCGGTTGCGCTTGTAGTTATCGTGAATCAGCGGCGCTGATGTCCGCAGGCTGATCCGGCCGATGTCGTTAAGCTTGAATTCCAGATCATGCTCGATTTTGTGCAAGGTGTTGATATTCACCTTGTAATTAACCTCCTTGATGATGGCCTTCACCTCACGCGAGGTGTGGCGCAGGATATATTTTCCCCTCGGGGCCATGG
This region includes:
- a CDS encoding DegT/DnrJ/EryC1/StrS family aminotransferase, whose protein sequence is MSVPLLDVNAQNHPIAGELREAFDRVLESGRFIMGDEVEQFEASIAGFVGAKHAIGVSSGTDAILLALMALGIGPGDEVICPSFTFFATAGCIARTGATPVFCDCHPDNFNIDFDSAGQCVSERTKAIIPVHLFGQSVDMDTCSAFAEKHGLAVVEDTAQSLGAKYGDRFCGAMSEFGTYSFFPSKNLGGLGDGGLVVTQDDRLAGIAVKMRNHGMHPRYYHQLVGGNFRLDALQAALLNVKFAHYADYTSQRQRNAAYYLDQLSGVDGITLPITDDGNTHIWNQFTIRVHGGKRDALKQSLIDQGIGCEVYYPVPMHQQECFSTMEQEKRVEFTVTDRLATEVLSIPVYPELVREQQDEVVSAIRKFF
- a CDS encoding UDP-glucose 6-dehydrogenase, with the protein product MITPKKICCLGAGYVGGPTMAMIAAKCPDIRVDVVDLNADRIAAWNSKELPVYEPGLDEVVDSARGRNLFFSTEVEEAIVDADIIFVSVGTPTKTYGMGAGRAADLCYIESAARMIARVAKGPKIIVEKSTIPVRTAEAMRTILAANSGDGKFQVLSNPEFLAEGTAVEDLQNPDRILIGGQRSPEGDAAVETLVSVYNRWIPRERILTTNLWSSELSKLVANAFLAQRISSINSISALCEKTGADVDEVGRAIGFDSRIGPKFLKASVGFGGSCFQKDILNLTYLCDHFGLPEVAAYWDQVIKMNDWQKSRFSEKIVKTLFNTVRGKRIAVWGFAFKKDTNDTRESASIYVCRDLLMEGAHIALYDPRVPVSQIHEDLRYVGVSQELLDTQLVICNSCEEAADNAHGIAVLTEWDEFKTVDFAAVYERMYKPAFLFDGRNVIDHDALREHGFEVYAIGKG
- the aepY gene encoding phosphonopyruvate decarboxylase translates to MIDCAHFLNTLTAHGIGFYAGVPDSLLKHFCAYLDQNVASENHVIAANEGGAVALASGHYLATGKPGLVYLQNSGLGNCVNPLLSLADKQVYSIPMLLMIGWRGEPGHADEPQHIKQGAVTLQLLESLGVPYEVLPREEEPALELVRKLVEQSVAERSPVALVVRKDTFSRFPANPQQDAVRTDPNLTLGREQALQALLDRLGPDVAVVSSTGMISREVFECRAKNKLGHHQDFLTVGSMGHCSQIAYGVANANPAIEVCCIDGDGAAIMHMGAMAILGQYRGGNLIHVVINNGRHDSVGGQPTAAFDISLSGIASACGYEKSFTASTLEEMHAALDLMTTERAMAFLEIKVLPGSRPDLGRPTLSPAENKESFMNHCRTR
- the aepX gene encoding phosphoenolpyruvate mutase, producing the protein MSKPKVYVGMSADLIHPGHINIIDVAREYGEVTVGLLTDKAIAGYKRLPCLPFEHRKRIIGSLKGVSHVVSQETLDYVPNLNKIKPDYVVHGDDWKTGPQKETRARVIEALSQWGGKLIEPKYTEGLSSTALNKALKEIGTTPGIRMGKLRRLLSCKPIVRAMEAHNGMSGLIVERCSVDDNGVKEEFDAIWLSSLTDSTAKGRPDIEFVDRTSRAQTINEILDITTKPIIYDGDTGGITEHFTKMVRSLERLGVSAVIIEDKEGLKQNSLFGSERPQHLLDKPAMCAKINAGKQAQVTSEFMIIARIESLIAQQGVADAIDRAEAYIKAGADAIMIHSKEQSADEIVDFCKAYKKLDRRVPLISVPTTYNHLYEAELAELGFSMVIYANHLLRSAYPAMLLTAETILRSKRSKEVDGYCMSVKDILALVEDE
- a CDS encoding phosphonoacetaldehyde reductase — encoded protein: MKQSSADIGNVDGAWLELRAYVEQLGANNILLVTLHASYQTCGAAAIVRALFADKKITRVSDYSENPKAEEVVKLLQKLDRHEGYDLILAIGGGSAMDCAKLIKAYWHSPDPVYGHLLKGQELTPCDLPLAAVPTTAGSGSEATHFAVVYLGNEKISVAHKKLLPDRSFLVPSLLKSLPRHVAASCAIDALCQGIESYWSIHSTPESRELAAEAIQKSWRAMIPAVLDKKTDDLQLMAEASHLAGKAINLTKTTAPHAVSYALTTFFGVSHGHAVGLLMPLFLVYNDAVTSSDCLDPRGVAWVKNSVSQIARMLGYDKVEHLADGLTKRLGELGLETSLVKLGIQSDQDRALIIQHGFNPQRVNNNPRKLTQSALLTMLQCKSG
- the gmd gene encoding GDP-mannose 4,6-dehydratase; amino-acid sequence: MKKALITGITGQDGSYLAEFLLEKGYEVHGIKRRASSFNTERVDHIYEDPHIENARFHLHYGDLTDTSNLTRLLSEITPDEVYNLGAQSHVAVSFEAPEYTADVDALGTLRLLEAIRFLGLEKKTRFYQASTSELFGEVREIPQKETTPFYPRSPYAVAKMYAYWITVNYRESYGMYACNGILFNHESPRRGETFVTRKITRALSNIAQGLEPCLYLGNMDALRDWGHAKDYVRMQWMMLQQDTPDDFVIATGKQISVRDFVTMSAREAGIELSFSGVGLQEIATVSAVDSEKAPAVSVGDVIVKVDPRYFRPAEVETLLGDPTKAREKLGWTPEITVEEMCAEMVANDLDQAKRHALLKLHGYNVAVAKES
- a CDS encoding SDR family oxidoreductase yields the protein MKRILVTGGAGFLGSHLCERLLNEGNEVICMDNYFTGFKSNVAHLMDNPRFELLRHDVIDPFKVETDQIYNLACPASPPHYQYNAIKTIKTSVMGAINCLGAAKRTQSRVFQASTSEVYGDPAVHPQPESYWGNVNPIGIRSCYDEGKRAAETLFMDYHRQNGVDIRIVRIFNTYGPRMNAEDGRVVSNFICQALRGEDITIYGDGTQTRSFCYVDDLIEAFVRLMNQDDVTGPINCGNPCEFTMLELADKVLAKVGGASKLVFKPLPGDDPKQRQPDITLAKKHLDWEPTVGLDEGLDRTIKYFKQVV